One Chloroflexota bacterium genomic region harbors:
- a CDS encoding NADH-quinone oxidoreductase subunit A, whose product MDQTGLLYVLGFGFAATTFVFGTILFSWLITHRRKEAQKGLPYECGIDTIGDTWSRFGLAFYLYALLFVAFDVEIIFIYLWAIVIRDLTLTGMILMGIFLVVLMYGEFYAWKKGDLKWR is encoded by the coding sequence ATGGACCAGACCGGGCTGCTCTACGTCCTGGGATTCGGCTTCGCCGCCACGACGTTCGTGTTCGGCACGATTCTGTTCTCGTGGCTGATCACGCATCGGCGCAAAGAGGCCCAGAAGGGGCTGCCCTACGAGTGCGGGATCGACACCATCGGTGACACCTGGTCCCGCTTCGGGCTGGCGTTCTACCTGTACGCCCTGCTGTTCGTGGCCTTCGACGTGGAGATCATCTTCATCTACCTCTGGGCGATCGTGATTCGCGACCTCACGCTCACCGGCATGATCCTGATGGGGATCTTCCTGGTGGTCCTGATGTACGGCGAGTTCTACGCCTGGAAGAAGGGTGACCTGAAATGGCGATAA
- the pdxT gene encoding pyridoxal 5'-phosphate synthase glutaminase subunit PdxT produces the protein MVGTERRPRVGILALQGDVREHAAALREVGAEPVEVRLPRDLAGVEALILPGGESTTMRRLIDAYGLAEPILSLAASGAPMWGTCAGMILLARRITDGDEPILPLLDIEVRRNAYGRQLDSFEADLAVPALGDELLHAVFIRAPVVTDVGPGVEVLATDPMGRTVAVRQGRLLATAFHPELTGDRRFHRALVDLIGVETRA, from the coding sequence TTGGTAGGCACAGAGCGCCGGCCACGGGTCGGCATCCTGGCGCTGCAGGGGGACGTTCGCGAGCACGCCGCCGCGCTGCGCGAGGTGGGCGCGGAGCCAGTGGAGGTCCGCCTTCCACGCGACCTGGCCGGCGTGGAGGCCCTCATCCTGCCCGGCGGGGAGAGCACCACCATGCGGCGCCTGATCGACGCCTACGGCCTGGCCGAGCCGATCCTCAGCCTGGCGGCCTCGGGTGCGCCGATGTGGGGCACCTGTGCGGGCATGATCCTGCTCGCCCGCCGAATCACCGATGGCGATGAGCCGATCCTGCCGCTGCTCGATATCGAGGTCCGGCGCAACGCCTACGGGCGCCAGCTGGACTCGTTCGAGGCCGACCTGGCCGTCCCGGCCCTGGGGGACGAGCTGCTCCACGCGGTCTTCATTCGCGCGCCGGTGGTGACCGATGTGGGACCGGGGGTCGAGGTCCTGGCCACCGATCCGATGGGGCGCACGGTGGCCGTGCGCCAGGGCCGCCTGCTGGCCACCGCGTTCCATCCCGAGCTGACCGGGGATCGGCGCTTCCACCGCGCGCTGGTAGACCTCATCGGGGTCGAGACGCGAGCATGA
- the pdxS gene encoding pyridoxal 5'-phosphate synthase lyase subunit PdxS: MTTTEPTTHDLTQTSTWATKVGLARMLAGGVIMDVVTADHARIAEEAGAVAVMALERVPSDIRKHGGVARMSDPKLIEDIKRAVTIPVMAKCRIGHFVEAQILQALEVDYIDESEVLTPADEAHHIDKHRFDVPFVCGCRDLGEALRRIGEGAAMIRTKGEAGTGNVVEAVRHMRAVRSGIAQLRTMRSDELFATAKELRAPLEVVRQVAELGELPVPNFSAGGVATPADAALMRQLGAEAVFVGSGIFKAEHPEKVARAIVKATTHYDNAEILAEVSAGLGEPMRGLELAEIPAEERLATRGW, encoded by the coding sequence ATGACGACCACCGAGCCAACCACCCACGACCTCACCCAAACCTCGACCTGGGCGACCAAGGTCGGGCTGGCGCGCATGCTCGCCGGCGGGGTGATCATGGACGTCGTGACCGCCGATCACGCCCGGATTGCTGAGGAAGCGGGCGCGGTGGCGGTGATGGCCCTCGAGCGCGTCCCATCCGACATCCGCAAGCACGGTGGGGTGGCCCGCATGAGCGACCCCAAGCTGATCGAGGACATCAAGCGGGCGGTCACCATCCCGGTCATGGCCAAGTGCCGGATCGGCCACTTCGTCGAAGCCCAGATCCTCCAGGCCCTGGAGGTCGACTACATCGACGAGTCGGAGGTCCTGACTCCGGCCGACGAGGCGCACCACATCGACAAGCACCGCTTTGACGTGCCGTTCGTGTGCGGCTGCCGCGACCTGGGCGAGGCCCTGCGCCGGATCGGCGAGGGCGCGGCCATGATCCGGACCAAGGGCGAGGCGGGCACCGGCAACGTGGTCGAGGCCGTGCGCCACATGCGCGCCGTACGGTCCGGCATCGCGCAGCTGCGCACCATGCGTTCGGACGAGCTCTTCGCTACCGCCAAGGAGCTGCGCGCCCCGCTGGAGGTCGTCCGGCAGGTGGCCGAGCTGGGCGAGCTGCCGGTCCCCAACTTCTCGGCCGGCGGCGTCGCCACCCCTGCCGACGCGGCCCTCATGCGCCAGCTCGGCGCGGAGGCCGTGTTCGTAGGCAGCGGGATCTTCAAGGCCGAGCATCCGGAGAAGGTCGCGCGGGCCATCGTCAAGGCCACCACCCACTACGACAACGCGGAGATCCTGGCCGAGGTCAGCGCGGGGCTGGGTGAGCCGATGCGTGGCCTGGAGCTGGCCGAGATCCCTGCCGAGGAGCGGCTGGCCACCCGGGGTTGGTAG
- a CDS encoding NADH-quinone oxidoreductase subunit C: MGHLCRPGSGPPILGRRRALSAPAAAGPLVRLLGDRLADAASELWTDEDTVEIQVPRDKIVDSLRTLRDDADFGFFFLADAAAVDYGVGNWFEVVYHLYSDRHPTWLRVRVKVDRENPVTPSITSLWEGAMFHEREMYDMMGIVFEGNRDLRRIYMSPDYRSFPQRKDFLLPDDAADSAAAGNRPLERPETWDLSKLADAAAHRDEPGGPV; the protein is encoded by the coding sequence GTGGGCCACCTATGCCGACCGGGGTCCGGACCTCCGATCCTGGGAAGGAGACGTGCGCTGAGCGCACCGGCCGCGGCGGGCCCGCTGGTCCGGCTGCTGGGCGACCGGCTCGCCGACGCGGCGAGCGAACTGTGGACCGACGAGGACACGGTCGAGATCCAGGTTCCCCGCGACAAGATCGTCGATTCGCTCCGCACCCTGCGCGACGACGCGGACTTCGGCTTCTTCTTCCTGGCCGATGCGGCCGCGGTCGACTACGGGGTCGGCAACTGGTTCGAGGTCGTCTACCACCTGTACTCGGACCGCCACCCCACCTGGCTGCGGGTCCGGGTCAAGGTTGACCGCGAGAATCCGGTGACGCCCAGCATCACCTCGCTGTGGGAAGGGGCGATGTTCCACGAGCGCGAGATGTACGACATGATGGGCATCGTCTTCGAGGGCAACCGCGACCTGCGGCGGATCTACATGTCGCCGGACTACCGGTCCTTCCCGCAGCGCAAGGACTTCCTGCTCCCCGATGACGCCGCCGATTCCGCCGCCGCCGGCAACCGCCCGCTGGAGCGGCCCGAGACCTGGGACCTGAGCAAGCTGGCGGACGCCGCCGCGCACCGCGACGAGCCGGGAGGCCCGGTGTGA
- a CDS encoding NADH-quinone oxidoreductase subunit D (Catalyzes the transfer of electrons from NADH to quinone) has protein sequence MTTTKPPQAEDAEEPRSDEPRIPDPLVLDAMATGAPRQEFFGFDIVPPPDRPPQTEREQEVYTLGDGEMLVNMGPQHPSTHGVMRLVVKVRGEVVIDIDPVLGYLHRGIEKLCEEATYTTVLTYVDPMDYMSAMHNEHAPAIAFEKLYGIQAPRRAEYIRALVVELNRVFSHGLMMGFLALDIGGLTPILYGFINRDEVVEMLAAISGQRMLFNFFRVGGVNFDTNDEFMSRLGRWRANVLDNVEMNEKILTDNEIFRARTRGMGTLSGKEAIALGVSGPNLRASGVPFDVRKAHPYCIYNELEFDVITHTEGDTYARYMQRIAELKQSIHLIDQIVDKMPHGPVQAQVPGIIRPRPGRAYAAIESPRGLYSVYAISDGGPNPYRFRMRDPSFISLQVMPKLMPGHLIADTMAIMASLDPIMGGVDK, from the coding sequence GTGACGACCACCAAGCCGCCGCAAGCTGAGGACGCGGAGGAGCCACGCTCCGACGAGCCGCGCATCCCCGACCCGCTGGTATTGGACGCCATGGCCACCGGCGCGCCGCGCCAGGAGTTCTTCGGCTTCGACATCGTCCCGCCCCCCGACCGGCCGCCCCAGACCGAGCGCGAGCAGGAGGTCTACACCCTCGGCGACGGCGAAATGCTCGTCAACATGGGCCCCCAGCACCCCTCCACCCACGGCGTGATGCGCCTGGTGGTCAAGGTCCGCGGCGAGGTGGTCATCGACATCGACCCTGTGCTCGGCTACCTGCACCGAGGGATCGAGAAGCTGTGCGAAGAGGCCACCTACACCACGGTCCTGACCTACGTGGACCCCATGGACTACATGTCGGCCATGCACAACGAGCACGCGCCGGCGATCGCGTTCGAGAAGCTGTACGGGATCCAGGCACCGCGCCGGGCGGAGTACATCCGGGCCCTGGTGGTCGAGCTGAACCGGGTGTTCAGCCACGGCCTGATGATGGGCTTCCTGGCGCTCGACATCGGCGGCCTGACTCCCATCCTGTACGGCTTCATCAACCGCGACGAGGTGGTCGAGATGCTGGCCGCCATCTCCGGCCAGCGGATGCTGTTCAACTTCTTCCGAGTGGGCGGCGTGAACTTCGACACCAATGACGAGTTCATGTCGCGCCTCGGCCGATGGCGGGCCAACGTCCTGGACAACGTCGAGATGAACGAGAAGATCCTGACCGATAACGAGATCTTCCGGGCTCGGACCAGGGGGATGGGCACCCTGAGCGGCAAGGAAGCGATAGCTCTGGGGGTCAGCGGACCCAATCTGCGGGCCAGCGGGGTGCCGTTCGACGTCCGCAAGGCCCACCCGTACTGCATCTACAACGAGCTCGAGTTCGACGTCATCACCCACACCGAGGGCGACACCTATGCCCGCTACATGCAGCGCATCGCGGAGCTGAAGCAGTCCATCCACCTTATCGACCAGATCGTGGACAAGATGCCCCACGGCCCGGTCCAGGCCCAGGTGCCGGGGATCATCCGCCCTCGCCCCGGACGCGCCTATGCGGCCATCGAGTCGCCCCGTGGGCTGTACAGCGTGTACGCCATCAGCGACGGCGGCCCGAACCCGTATCGGTTCCGCATGCGCGACCCGAGCTTCATCAGCCTGCAGGTCATGCCCAAGCTCATGCCCGGGCACCTCATCGCCGACACCATGGCGATCATGGCCAGCCTGGATCCGATCATGGGCGGCGTGGACAAGTAG
- a CDS encoding DinB family protein, whose translation MRANSRAWVDELEFGAPDVLAVWRLIDPADFSKDYSAIRAELSRRAGTGSAPRVLAEQEAIADALEAVLAEMPEELLLAPGGEDDWNVAQAFAHATGSRRYLAAAAAFAARGEWPDPPPVVTPGIPGPADADRETLLMLLNKSRRSMALSAAAIAGHETDPCPLDHPLIGTRLLCGEWLLFCGVHDLMHLEQLHDLLDRASG comes from the coding sequence ATGCGCGCAAATTCGCGCGCCTGGGTGGACGAGCTGGAGTTCGGGGCGCCGGACGTGCTGGCCGTCTGGCGGCTCATCGATCCTGCCGATTTCAGCAAGGATTATTCGGCGATCCGCGCCGAGCTGAGTCGCCGGGCGGGAACGGGAAGCGCCCCTCGTGTGTTGGCCGAGCAGGAGGCAATCGCCGACGCTCTCGAGGCGGTCCTGGCCGAGATGCCGGAGGAGCTCCTCCTAGCGCCTGGAGGCGAGGACGACTGGAACGTGGCCCAGGCCTTCGCGCACGCCACGGGGTCGCGGCGCTACCTGGCCGCGGCGGCCGCCTTCGCAGCTCGTGGCGAGTGGCCCGATCCCCCGCCCGTAGTCACGCCGGGCATCCCCGGCCCGGCCGATGCCGACCGCGAGACGTTGCTCATGCTGTTGAACAAGAGCCGTCGCTCCATGGCCCTGTCGGCCGCGGCCATCGCCGGCCACGAGACCGATCCATGCCCCCTCGACCATCCGCTGATCGGCACCCGGCTGCTTTGCGGGGAATGGCTCCTGTTCTGCGGAGTCCACGACCTCATGCACCTCGAGCAGCTCCACGACCTGCTGGACCGCGCCTCGGGATGA
- a CDS encoding cyclic-di-AMP receptor, with amino-acid sequence MKLVTAVVHSEDAGALVDALLEKEYRATRLNSSGGFLKQGNATILIGCEDDQVDAVLALISANCHARKQFVNPMPPIMEPGEFYMPYPVEVEVGGATVFVLPVERFERL; translated from the coding sequence ATGAAGCTGGTCACCGCCGTCGTTCACAGCGAGGACGCCGGAGCCCTCGTCGACGCCCTGCTCGAAAAGGAGTACCGCGCCACCCGGCTGAACTCGTCGGGCGGGTTCCTCAAGCAGGGCAACGCGACCATCCTGATCGGGTGCGAGGACGACCAGGTGGACGCCGTCTTGGCCCTCATCAGCGCCAACTGCCACGCCCGCAAGCAGTTCGTGAACCCCATGCCCCCGATCATGGAGCCGGGCGAGTTCTACATGCCCTACCCGGTCGAGGTCGAGGTCGGCGGGGCCACCGTCTTCGTCCTTCCCGTCGAGCGCTTCGAGCGCTTGTAG
- the tmk gene encoding dTMP kinase → MFITLEGPEGSGKSTAARHLAEWLRTRGVPTTLTAEPGGTPVGEEIRRLLLHIRTLSDDLDPKADALLFAAGRAQHVERRILPALQRGEWVVCARYLDSSMAYQGGGYGLDMDALRDLQAFATGGLKPDLTILLDVPVEIGLGRKRRDRWNRFEDTESAAFFERVRRTYLDLAAAEPGRYRVLDASGSVEETDAAIRELVAPLLHR, encoded by the coding sequence TTGTTCATCACCCTGGAGGGCCCCGAAGGCAGCGGCAAGAGCACCGCCGCCCGCCACCTGGCCGAATGGCTGCGCACCCGCGGCGTGCCGACGACCCTGACCGCCGAACCGGGCGGAACTCCGGTGGGCGAGGAGATCCGGCGACTGCTTCTCCACATCCGAACGCTCTCCGACGACCTCGATCCCAAGGCCGATGCGCTCCTGTTCGCCGCCGGTCGCGCCCAGCATGTCGAGCGCCGCATCCTCCCCGCCCTGCAGCGGGGCGAGTGGGTCGTCTGCGCCCGCTACCTCGACTCGTCCATGGCCTACCAGGGAGGCGGCTACGGCCTCGACATGGACGCCCTGCGCGACCTCCAGGCGTTCGCCACCGGCGGGTTGAAGCCGGACCTCACCATCCTTTTGGACGTGCCGGTCGAGATCGGCCTCGGGCGCAAGCGGCGCGACCGTTGGAACCGGTTCGAAGACACGGAGAGCGCTGCCTTCTTCGAGCGCGTGCGACGCACATACCTTGATCTGGCCGCGGCCGAACCTGGTCGGTACCGGGTCCTGGACGCCTCCGGATCGGTCGAAGAAACCGACGCAGCCATCCGCGAGCTGGTGGCGCCGCTCCTGCATCGGTAG
- a CDS encoding R3H domain-containing nucleic acid-binding protein, producing MAKLETTDDLEALLGALPPEVIERVRGLGSRADLLEVVLDLGRRPEARFTHSEELLLEREVTEADIGWVVDRIGAFGDDNRAGIERTLHRISAIRNRSGKVVGLTCRIGRAVFGTIDIIRDIVESGQSLLILGRPGIGKTTMLREVARVLADDLGKRVVVVDTSNEIAGDGDIPHPGIGDARRMQVRTPTEQHAVMIEAVENHMPEVIVIDEIGTELEAVAARTIAERGVQLVGTAHGNTLDNLMLNPTLSDLIGGIQTVTLGDEEARRRGTQKSVLERKAPPTFDVVVEIVERDRVIVHRSVAETIDAILRGHMVPPESRWRDEAGEVRAATKYDYRIQEAASNSSMFVTPEPGGHGTFSRRTGLSGLQPLPGGRGQGSIEEAMLASDVSSDVAQATTARERETRVASMRPMAVFPYGVSRKRLEQAVRELGVPVTVARDLEESDAVITLRTYYRRKPPALRDAEAGGTPLFVLKTNTLLQMESMLANLYELEANPQEAALRETAEAIGLVQESGRSMELAPQNAYVRRLQHQMAEQHNLMSRSRGSEPNRRVQLLPEEGRAWR from the coding sequence GTGGCGAAACTCGAAACCACCGACGACCTCGAGGCCCTGTTGGGGGCGCTGCCCCCGGAGGTCATCGAGCGCGTCCGCGGCTTGGGGTCGCGGGCCGACCTGTTGGAGGTCGTCCTGGACCTGGGCCGCCGGCCGGAGGCCCGCTTCACGCATAGTGAGGAGCTCCTCCTGGAGCGTGAGGTCACCGAGGCCGACATCGGCTGGGTGGTGGACCGCATCGGCGCCTTCGGTGACGACAACCGGGCCGGCATCGAGCGCACCCTGCATCGGATCAGCGCCATCCGGAATCGGTCCGGCAAGGTGGTGGGCCTGACCTGCCGCATCGGGCGGGCCGTGTTCGGAACCATCGACATCATCCGCGACATCGTGGAGTCGGGGCAGAGCCTGCTGATCCTGGGCCGGCCGGGGATCGGCAAGACGACCATGCTGCGCGAGGTGGCTCGCGTCCTGGCCGACGACCTGGGCAAGCGGGTGGTGGTGGTCGACACCTCCAACGAGATCGCCGGCGACGGGGACATCCCGCATCCGGGGATCGGTGACGCGCGGCGGATGCAGGTCCGGACCCCCACCGAGCAGCACGCGGTGATGATCGAGGCGGTCGAGAATCACATGCCCGAGGTCATCGTCATCGACGAGATTGGGACCGAGTTGGAGGCGGTCGCGGCCCGGACCATCGCCGAGCGGGGTGTCCAGCTGGTGGGCACCGCCCACGGCAACACGCTGGACAACCTCATGCTCAACCCGACCCTGTCCGACCTCATCGGTGGGATCCAGACCGTGACCCTGGGCGACGAGGAGGCCCGGCGGCGCGGGACCCAGAAGAGCGTCCTGGAGCGCAAGGCGCCGCCGACGTTCGACGTGGTGGTCGAGATCGTGGAGCGGGACCGGGTCATCGTCCACCGCAGCGTGGCAGAGACGATAGACGCCATCCTGCGCGGCCACATGGTGCCGCCCGAGTCGCGCTGGCGGGACGAGGCAGGCGAGGTGCGCGCCGCGACCAAGTATGACTACCGGATCCAGGAGGCAGCCTCCAACAGCTCGATGTTCGTGACGCCCGAGCCGGGCGGACACGGTACGTTCAGCCGGCGCACCGGCTTGTCTGGGCTCCAGCCGCTCCCCGGGGGGCGGGGTCAGGGGTCGATCGAGGAGGCGATGCTCGCATCGGACGTTTCCTCGGACGTGGCCCAGGCCACGACCGCCCGCGAGCGCGAAACGCGTGTGGCGAGCATGCGGCCCATGGCCGTGTTCCCGTATGGCGTCAGCCGCAAGCGCCTGGAGCAGGCGGTCCGCGAGCTGGGCGTGCCTGTGACCGTGGCCCGCGACCTTGAGGAATCGGATGCGGTCATCACCCTGCGGACGTACTACCGCCGCAAGCCACCGGCCCTGCGCGACGCGGAGGCGGGCGGTACCCCGCTGTTCGTGCTGAAGACGAATACGCTGCTCCAGATGGAGTCCATGCTCGCCAACCTGTACGAGCTGGAGGCCAATCCCCAGGAGGCCGCCCTGCGCGAGACCGCAGAGGCCATCGGCCTGGTGCAGGAGAGCGGCCGATCGATGGAGCTGGCGCCCCAGAACGCTTACGTGCGGCGCCTTCAGCACCAGATGGCCGAGCAGCACAACCTCATGAGCCGCTCGCGGGGCAGCGAGCCGAACCGCCGGGTTCAGCTCCTTCCCGAAGAGGGGCGCGCCTGGCGCTAG
- a CDS encoding NAD(P)H-dependent oxidoreductase subunit E yields the protein MAIPGSGLLTGMGVTLRNLFRPKVTQQYPEVRPAMAERWRGRLDLIYDPFGEHKCEVCFQCAMVCPVEAIDMSGFDSQGNKIRYGLPEIYDERRDPNAFRRAGLPSRPMRNAARWEEAVDDAWVDQVVDGFGGRPESLVAIFVAVQTRYGYLPEPALRRISDRMTIHWAQVFGAAGLGGFRLLPTEGHLVTVCDCAACRFAGGDKLLAALEEELGVRAGETTDDGAFTLETDASVGAGAIAPAVRIDTLVYGPLNVDEARHLIYARRAEKSRAEKLGAGASA from the coding sequence ATGGCGATCCCCGGCTCCGGCCTGCTCACCGGCATGGGCGTCACCCTGCGCAACCTCTTCCGCCCCAAGGTGACGCAGCAGTACCCCGAGGTGCGCCCCGCCATGGCGGAGCGTTGGCGGGGTCGGCTGGACCTGATCTACGACCCGTTCGGGGAGCACAAGTGCGAGGTCTGCTTCCAGTGCGCCATGGTGTGCCCGGTGGAAGCCATTGACATGAGCGGCTTCGACTCGCAGGGCAACAAGATCCGATACGGGCTGCCCGAGATCTACGACGAGCGCCGGGACCCCAACGCCTTCCGACGGGCCGGCCTTCCATCCAGACCGATGCGCAACGCGGCGCGCTGGGAGGAAGCGGTAGATGACGCCTGGGTCGACCAGGTCGTAGATGGATTTGGCGGGCGTCCGGAGTCGCTGGTGGCCATCTTCGTCGCGGTCCAGACCCGATACGGGTACCTGCCCGAGCCCGCGTTGCGCCGGATCAGCGACAGGATGACGATCCACTGGGCCCAGGTCTTCGGGGCTGCCGGGCTGGGCGGCTTCCGGCTGCTGCCGACCGAGGGGCACCTGGTCACGGTGTGCGACTGCGCCGCGTGCCGCTTCGCCGGAGGCGACAAGCTCCTGGCGGCCCTGGAGGAGGAGCTGGGGGTACGGGCCGGGGAGACGACCGATGACGGCGCATTCACCCTGGAGACCGATGCGAGCGTGGGAGCGGGCGCGATTGCGCCGGCGGTGCGGATCGACACCCTGGTATACGGGCCGCTCAACGTCGACGAGGCACGCCACCTGATCTACGCCCGGCGGGCGGAGAAGTCCCGCGCCGAGAAGCTCGGCGCCGGGGCGAGCGCCTGA
- a CDS encoding NADH-quinone oxidoreductase subunit B codes for MENHPQGGFHGLLEVIPTRADYILDLIRANSLWPLLSGLSCCAIEMMSTATSVNDIDRFGMFPFRASPRQADVLIVAGTLTTKMAGPLVRLWQQMPEPKWCVAMGTCTTSGGRFKRSYSVVQGVDRVMPVDVYVPGCPPRPEGLIYGLMKLQELVKQRRGQWATYADRGPDLRSWEGDVR; via the coding sequence ATGGAGAACCACCCCCAGGGTGGGTTCCATGGCCTGCTGGAGGTCATCCCCACCCGGGCCGATTACATCCTGGACCTGATCCGGGCCAACTCGCTGTGGCCGCTCCTGTCCGGCCTGTCGTGCTGCGCCATCGAGATGATGAGCACCGCCACCAGCGTCAACGACATCGACCGATTCGGGATGTTCCCGTTCCGCGCCTCGCCGCGCCAGGCTGACGTCCTGATCGTGGCCGGCACCCTGACCACCAAGATGGCCGGTCCGCTGGTGCGCCTGTGGCAGCAGATGCCGGAGCCCAAGTGGTGCGTCGCCATGGGCACCTGCACCACCTCCGGCGGACGCTTCAAGCGCAGCTACAGCGTCGTCCAGGGCGTGGACCGGGTCATGCCGGTCGACGTCTACGTGCCGGGTTGCCCGCCGCGCCCCGAAGGCCTGATCTACGGGCTGATGAAGCTCCAGGAACTGGTCAAGCAACGCCGCGGCCAGTGGGCCACCTATGCCGACCGGGGTCCGGACCTCCGATCCTGGGAAGGAGACGTGCGCTGA
- the nuoH gene encoding NADH-quinone oxidoreductase subunit NuoH: MDPATIETLLGVGRFVAATTLLLLLTVPTAFIVGQLELKIIALMQLRYGPNRVGPRGMFQSAIHGFKILAKEDQTPDRADVPVFTLAPWMVFMAAAMSMLVIPFAPGLVAFDSDIGVIYFFAIIGLSVVGMLVAGWASYNKYALLGGLRSAAQMVSYEIPLTLSIVGVVVLTGTLSFTHIVEWQLEHGWAVIWQLVGFPIFFIAAAAEINRTPFDMVEADSEIVAGPFTEYSGMRFGFFYFAEYVALFIMCGILVTLFFGGWLAPWPFPAQLDGFAGTVYGLVWFFLKTYIFVFIAIWVRATLPRVRVDQLMGMAWKALLPLALINLFVTAAVVLIFKL, encoded by the coding sequence ATGGATCCGGCGACCATCGAAACCCTGCTCGGCGTCGGCCGTTTCGTGGCGGCAACGACCCTGCTGCTGCTGCTGACCGTGCCGACCGCGTTCATCGTGGGCCAGCTGGAGCTGAAGATCATCGCCCTCATGCAGCTCCGCTACGGCCCCAACCGGGTCGGCCCGCGCGGGATGTTCCAGAGCGCGATCCACGGCTTCAAGATCCTGGCCAAGGAGGACCAGACGCCGGATCGAGCCGACGTCCCGGTCTTCACCCTGGCGCCGTGGATGGTGTTCATGGCGGCCGCCATGAGCATGCTGGTCATCCCGTTCGCCCCGGGCCTTGTGGCCTTCGACTCCGACATCGGCGTCATCTACTTCTTCGCCATCATCGGTCTGTCGGTGGTCGGGATGCTGGTCGCCGGTTGGGCCAGCTACAACAAGTACGCGCTGCTGGGCGGGCTGCGGAGTGCGGCCCAAATGGTCAGCTACGAGATCCCGTTGACCCTGTCCATCGTGGGCGTGGTGGTCCTGACCGGGACGTTGTCGTTCACCCACATCGTCGAATGGCAGCTGGAGCACGGCTGGGCGGTCATCTGGCAGCTGGTCGGCTTCCCGATCTTCTTCATCGCCGCCGCCGCGGAGATCAACCGCACCCCGTTCGACATGGTGGAGGCCGATTCGGAGATCGTGGCCGGCCCGTTCACCGAGTACTCGGGCATGCGATTCGGTTTCTTCTATTTTGCGGAGTACGTCGCACTTTTCATCATGTGCGGCATCCTGGTCACCCTCTTCTTCGGCGGGTGGCTGGCGCCGTGGCCCTTCCCGGCCCAGCTGGACGGCTTCGCCGGCACCGTCTACGGCCTGGTCTGGTTCTTCCTGAAGACGTACATCTTCGTGTTCATCGCGATCTGGGTGCGGGCTACCCTGCCCCGCGTGCGAGTCGACCAGCTCATGGGCATGGCCTGGAAGGCGCTCCTCCCGCTGGCGCTCATCAATCTGTTCGTGACCGCCGCGGTGGTCCTGATCTTCAAGCTGTGA